The Methylobacterium currus genome contains a region encoding:
- a CDS encoding heme lyase CcmF/NrfE family subunit, protein MLIEVGHYALALALALSLTQMVMPVWASRAGDPVLRSVTVPAALATFACIAFAFGALTYAHVTSDFSVQNVVENSHSMKPLIYKISGVWGNHEGSMLLWVLILALFGAVVALARNAVPPTLRANTLGVQAAITAVFLLFILVTSNPFARLNPAPVEGRDLNPLLQDPGLAIHPPLLYLGYVGFSITFAFAIAALIEGRIDAAWARAVRPWTLAAWCFLTVGIAMGSYWAYYELGWGGWWFWDPVENASLMPWLAGTALVHSTVVMEKRDALKVWTVLLAILTFSLSLLGTFLVRSGVLTSVHTFATDPTRGTFILGILVLFIGGSLALYAWRAPTLRQGGLFAPISREGALVMNNLFLSAACATVLVGTLYPLVLESLTGEKISVGPPFFNLTFLPLAVPLLLVVPFGQTLAWKRGDLAAASQRLFVGFALALAIALLAIAVTWGGPVGAPLGIGLGAYLILGAALEIVTRARGKTFGLSLRRAAGLPRSAWGTALAHAGVGVTVIGIAAQAWSVESLATIQRGGELRAGPYVAVLEGVLPRTGPNYTETVAHLTIREGGDPVGVIEPGKRFYASRNMSVSEAGLLTLGVSQVYASVGETGTDGRIGIRLYYKPLVLLIWLGAVVMALGGGLSLTDRRFRVGAPALRPAIRDAAGPVPPHSVPAE, encoded by the coding sequence CCTTCGCGTGCATCGCCTTCGCGTTCGGGGCGCTGACCTACGCCCACGTGACCTCGGACTTCTCGGTCCAGAACGTCGTCGAGAACTCGCACTCGATGAAGCCGCTGATCTACAAGATCTCCGGCGTCTGGGGGAACCACGAGGGCTCGATGCTGCTCTGGGTGCTGATCCTGGCGCTGTTCGGCGCCGTGGTGGCGCTCGCCCGCAACGCCGTGCCGCCCACCCTCCGCGCCAACACGCTGGGCGTGCAGGCCGCGATCACCGCGGTGTTCCTGCTCTTCATCCTCGTCACCTCGAACCCCTTCGCCCGGCTCAACCCGGCCCCGGTCGAGGGGCGCGACCTCAACCCGCTGCTCCAGGATCCGGGCCTCGCGATCCATCCGCCGCTGCTCTATCTCGGCTATGTCGGCTTCTCGATCACCTTCGCCTTCGCCATCGCGGCCTTGATCGAGGGCCGGATCGACGCCGCCTGGGCTCGCGCCGTGCGGCCCTGGACGCTGGCGGCCTGGTGCTTCCTCACCGTCGGCATCGCCATGGGGTCGTACTGGGCGTATTACGAGCTCGGCTGGGGCGGCTGGTGGTTCTGGGACCCGGTCGAGAACGCCTCGCTGATGCCCTGGCTCGCCGGCACGGCGCTCGTCCACTCCACCGTCGTGATGGAGAAGCGCGACGCCCTCAAGGTCTGGACGGTGCTGCTCGCCATCCTGACCTTCTCGCTGTCGCTGCTCGGCACCTTCCTGGTGCGCTCGGGCGTGCTGACCTCGGTCCACACCTTCGCCACCGACCCGACCCGCGGCACCTTCATCCTCGGCATCCTGGTGCTGTTCATCGGCGGCTCGCTGGCGCTCTACGCCTGGCGCGCGCCCACCTTGCGCCAGGGCGGCCTGTTCGCGCCGATCTCCCGCGAGGGCGCGCTGGTGATGAACAACCTGTTCCTGTCGGCGGCCTGCGCCACGGTGCTGGTCGGCACGCTCTATCCGCTCGTGCTCGAGTCGCTGACGGGGGAGAAGATCTCGGTCGGGCCGCCCTTCTTCAACCTGACCTTCCTGCCGCTCGCCGTGCCGCTGCTCCTCGTGGTGCCGTTCGGCCAGACGCTGGCCTGGAAGCGCGGCGACCTCGCGGCGGCGAGCCAGCGGCTGTTCGTCGGCTTCGCGCTCGCGCTCGCCATCGCGCTTCTGGCCATCGCCGTCACCTGGGGCGGGCCGGTGGGGGCGCCGCTCGGCATCGGGCTCGGCGCCTACCTGATCCTGGGGGCCGCCCTCGAGATCGTCACCCGGGCCCGGGGCAAGACGTTCGGTCTGTCGCTGCGCCGCGCCGCCGGCCTGCCGCGCTCGGCCTGGGGCACGGCTCTGGCCCATGCCGGCGTCGGCGTCACGGTGATCGGCATCGCCGCCCAGGCCTGGAGCGTCGAATCCCTCGCCACCATCCAGCGCGGCGGCGAGCTGCGCGCCGGCCCCTACGTGGCGGTGCTGGAAGGTGTCCTGCCCCGCACCGGGCCCAACTACACCGAGACCGTCGCCCACCTGACCATCCGGGAGGGCGGCGATCCGGTCGGGGTGATCGAGCCGGGCAAGCGTTTCTACGCCTCGCGCAACATGTCGGTGAGCGAGGCGGGCCTGCTCACCCTCGGGGTGAGCCAGGTCTATGCCAGCGTCGGCGAGACCGGGACGGACGGCCGCATCGGCATCCGCCTGTACTACAAGCCCCTGGTGCTGCTGATCTGGCTCGGCGCCGTGGTGATGGCGCTCGGCGGCGGCCTCTCCCTCACCGACCGGCGCTTCCGCGTCGGCGCCCCGGCCCTGCGGCCGGCCATCCGCGACGCGGCCGGCCCGGTGCCGCCCCACTCGGTCCCGGCGGAGTAG
- a CDS encoding cytochrome c-type biogenesis protein: MRALRSALLALALLMPVAAGAVQPEEVMKDPSLEKRARAISSGLRCLVCQNQSIDDSDAPLARDLRLIVRERLRQGDDDDAVLHYVVQRYGEFVLLRPVVAWHTALLWLTPVLVVGLGGLALAAAARRRKAPAPKALSAAEEEAVADLMRRAEPR, translated from the coding sequence ATGCGTGCCCTGCGCTCCGCCCTCCTCGCCCTGGCGCTGCTCATGCCCGTCGCCGCCGGCGCGGTGCAGCCCGAGGAGGTGATGAAGGACCCGAGCCTGGAGAAGCGGGCTAGGGCGATCTCGTCCGGCCTGCGCTGCCTCGTCTGCCAGAACCAGTCGATCGACGATTCCGACGCGCCGCTCGCCCGCGACCTGCGGCTGATCGTGCGCGAGCGCCTGCGCCAGGGCGACGACGACGACGCGGTGCTGCACTACGTGGTCCAGCGCTACGGCGAGTTCGTGCTGCTGCGCCCGGTCGTCGCCTGGCACACCGCCCTGCTCTGGCTGACCCCGGTCCTGGTGGTGGGCCTCGGCGGTCTCGCCCTCGCCGCCGCCGCCCGCCGGCGGAAAGCGCCCGCGCCCAAGGCCCTCTCGGCCGCCGAGGAGGAGGCGGTCGCCGACCTGATGCGCCGGGCCGAGCCGCGGTGA